The following proteins are encoded in a genomic region of Candidatus Diapherotrites archaeon:
- a CDS encoding phospholipase D family protein yields MHLSPKVFLGILLLVFGVGLGVGVAHFSPTGLVIQPTTQTPSSLEYDSIQSAFCPSPICESLPLSAIHASQSKIDVAMYSFTHPQLAQALMDAHERGVVVRVLLERQQAGGSFSQLQNLRDAGLSVRIDANPSYMHHKFAVIDQTVVLTGSMNWSRNGVGENNENVLVIHSTALNARFAQEFETLWHQSENN; encoded by the coding sequence ATGCACCTCTCTCCCAAGGTTTTTTTAGGGATTCTTCTCTTGGTTTTCGGAGTGGGATTGGGGGTAGGCGTGGCGCATTTTTCCCCCACGGGGTTAGTCATCCAGCCCACAACTCAAACTCCTTCCTCCTTGGAATATGATTCCATCCAATCCGCTTTCTGCCCCTCCCCTATCTGCGAATCGTTGCCCCTGTCTGCCATTCATGCGTCGCAATCCAAAATAGACGTGGCCATGTATTCCTTTACCCATCCCCAGCTCGCCCAAGCCCTTATGGATGCCCATGAGCGAGGCGTGGTGGTGCGGGTTCTCCTTGAGCGCCAGCAGGCAGGGGGTTCTTTTTCCCAGCTCCAAAATCTTCGGGATGCTGGCCTTTCCGTGCGTATTGACGCCAACCCCTCCTACATGCATCACAAATTCGCGGTGATCGACCAAACAGTAGTCCTCACCGGCTCCATGAATTGGTCGCGTAACGGGGTGGGAGAAAATAATGAAAATGTGTTGGTTATTCATTCCACAGCATTGAATGCGCGGTTCGCGCAGGAGTTTGAAACCTTATGGCACCAAAGCGAAAACAACTGA